One Glycine max cultivar Williams 82 chromosome 4, Glycine_max_v4.0, whole genome shotgun sequence DNA segment encodes these proteins:
- the BES1-4 gene encoding protein BRASSINAZOLE-RESISTANT 1-like produces MTSDGATSAATNRRKPSWRERENNRRRERRRRAISAKIYSGLRAQGNYNLPKHCDNNEVLKALCAEAGWAVEEDGTTYRKGCRAPYPGDGVGTSTRNTPFSSQNPSPLSSSFPSPIPSYQVSPSSSSFPSPSRLDANNPSNLIPYIRHAFPASVPPLRISNSAPVTPPLSSPTSRNPKPIPTWDSIAKASMASSFNHSHHPFFAASAPASPTHRHLYAPPTIPECDESDTSTVESGQWLNFQAFAPSVSPVPISPTMNFIKPVVSQQHKHNLNLPGNGIQEMRISEPEFAMQVKPWVGERIHEVGLDDLELTLGSGKTPA; encoded by the exons ATGACTTCGGACGGAGCAACGTCGGCGGCGACTAACCGGAGGAAGCCGTcttggagggagagggagaacaaccggaggagagagagaagaaggagaGCCATTTCGGCGAAGATATACTCCGGTCTTAGGGCGCAAGGGAACTACAATTTGCCCAAACACTGCGACAACAACGAAGTCTTGAAGGCTCTCTGCGCTGAAGCTGGTTGGGCCGTCGAAGAAGACGGCACCACCTATCGCAAG ggatgCAGGGCACCATATCCAGGTGATGGTGTAGGCACCTCCACCAGAAACACTCCTTTCTCATCACAAAATCCAAGTCCTCTTTCGTCGTCATTTCCGAGTCCAATTCCTTCATATCAAGTGAGCCCTTCCTCCTCCTCTTTCCCGAGCCCTTCTCGTTTGGATGCAAACAACCCTTCAAACCTGATTCCATATATTCGGCATGCGTTTCCTGCGTCTGTCCCTCCTTTAAGGATATCAAACAGCGCCCCTGTGACCCCACCCCTGTCCTCGCCAACTTCCAGAAACCCCAAACCAATTCCCACATGGGATTCCATTGCCAAAGCCTCCATGGCATCATCCTTCAACCACAGCCACCATCCTTTCTTTGCGGCTTCAGCACCGGCTAGCCCCACACACCGCCACCTTTATGCCCCACCCACTATTCCGGAGTGTGATGAGTCTGATACCTCCACTGTTGAGTCTGGTCAGTGGCTGAACTTCCAAGCATTTGCCCCTTCTGTTTCTCCTGTGCCTATCTCTCCCACCATGAATTTTATCAAACCTGTTGTGAGTCAGCAGCACAAGCACAACCTCAATCTCCCTGGTAATGGAATCCAAGAGATGAGAATTTCGGAGCCCGAATTTGCGATGCAGGTGAAGCCTTGGGTTGGGGAGAGGATTCATGAAGTGGGATTGGATGATTTGGAACTCACACTTGGAAGTGGGAAGACGCCTGCTTAG